Proteins encoded within one genomic window of Cryptosporangium aurantiacum:
- a CDS encoding PfkB family carbohydrate kinase, translated as MATGMFVGIATVDVVHRLERPVGRNQKVTALGQDIAAGGPAANAAVTFARLGGDATLVTALGSHPLARFAADELAGHGVTVRDVAPDVTVPPAVSAIQVVDATGDRQVSSINAGAYWAGHPAEPPAALAGWVSDADVVLVDGHHPRLALAAARAGSPVVLDGGSWKPVLPELLPLVDYAVCSAVFRPPDGVAPHELGVPHVAVTRGPDPVLWWSGGRSGEVPVPSVPVRDTLGAGDAFHGAFAHALACGSSFVGALSSAAPIAALRCSVPGPRAWLEQL; from the coding sequence ATGGCGACTGGGATGTTCGTCGGGATCGCCACGGTCGACGTCGTCCATCGGTTGGAACGGCCGGTCGGCCGGAACCAGAAGGTGACCGCGCTCGGGCAGGACATCGCGGCGGGCGGTCCGGCCGCGAACGCGGCGGTCACGTTCGCCCGCCTCGGCGGGGACGCCACGCTGGTCACCGCGCTCGGCAGCCACCCGCTGGCCCGGTTCGCCGCCGACGAGCTGGCCGGGCACGGCGTAACCGTGCGGGACGTCGCGCCGGACGTCACCGTGCCGCCTGCCGTCTCGGCGATCCAGGTGGTCGATGCGACCGGCGACCGGCAGGTCTCCTCGATCAACGCCGGTGCGTACTGGGCCGGCCACCCCGCCGAGCCACCGGCCGCGCTCGCCGGCTGGGTCTCGGACGCCGACGTGGTGCTCGTCGACGGGCACCATCCGCGGCTCGCGCTGGCCGCCGCGCGGGCCGGGTCGCCGGTGGTGCTGGACGGCGGGAGCTGGAAGCCGGTGCTCCCGGAGTTACTGCCGCTGGTCGACTACGCGGTGTGCTCGGCGGTGTTCCGGCCTCCCGACGGCGTCGCGCCGCACGAGCTCGGCGTCCCGCACGTGGCCGTGACGCGGGGGCCGGATCCGGTGCTGTGGTGGTCCGGCGGGCGCTCCGGGGAGGTACCGGTACCGTCTGTCCCCGTGCGCGACACCCTCGGCGCAGGCGACGCTTTCCACGGCGCGTTCGCCCATGCGCTGGCCTGCGGTTCCTCGTTCGTGGGTGCCCTGAGCTCCGCCGCCCCGATCGCCGCGCTGCGGTGCTCGGTCCCGGGGCCGCGAGCGTGGCTGGAGCAGCTGTGA
- a CDS encoding nucleoside/nucleotide kinase family protein: protein MTTSFRLAGSAGPEIPADLLAHARALASGPRRILGLTGAPGAGKSTLAAALVEALAPNAVLVPMDGFHLANAELLRLGRRDRKGAVDTFDAAGYVALLRRLRDPADGLVYAPHFAREIEEPIACAIPVPAAVPLVVTEGNYLLVDDGPWAAVRELLDEAWYVEVTEDVRLERLVARHVAFGKDPEAAWAWSHGTDQRNAEVVAATRDRAHRIVRL, encoded by the coding sequence GTGACGACGAGTTTCCGGTTGGCGGGCAGCGCAGGACCGGAGATCCCGGCCGATCTGCTCGCGCACGCCCGTGCGCTGGCTTCCGGGCCTCGGCGCATCCTCGGGCTCACCGGAGCGCCCGGAGCGGGCAAGTCGACGCTGGCCGCCGCGCTGGTGGAGGCGCTGGCCCCGAACGCCGTGCTGGTGCCGATGGACGGCTTCCACCTGGCCAACGCCGAGCTGCTCCGGCTGGGGCGCCGCGACCGGAAGGGCGCGGTCGACACGTTCGACGCCGCCGGGTACGTGGCGCTGCTCCGCCGTCTGCGCGACCCGGCCGACGGCCTGGTGTACGCGCCGCACTTCGCGCGGGAGATCGAAGAACCGATCGCGTGTGCGATCCCGGTGCCCGCCGCGGTTCCGCTCGTCGTGACGGAAGGCAACTACCTACTGGTGGACGACGGGCCGTGGGCCGCCGTCCGTGAGCTCCTCGACGAGGCCTGGTACGTCGAGGTCACCGAGGACGTCCGCCTGGAGCGCCTGGTCGCGCGTCACGTCGCGTTCGGCAAGGACCCGGAGGCCGCCTGGGCGTGGAGCCACGGCACGGACCAGCGGAACGCCGAGGTCGTCGCGGCGACCCGGGACCGGGCGCACCGGATCGTGCGCCTCTAG
- a CDS encoding hemerythrin domain-containing protein translates to MTAVTTDNRPQIRLAGQSAAAPGPLNMDTMYLMHHALRRDFSRLVAATRAVTLTDSRRLTGLHGHLEYVLHALHQHHSGEDELIWPEMRRRAPQEHPLLDAMEAEHGGLDSAIDAARATYAALVASPTEENRGAAVAAVATLGSAVDAHMTHEETAAIPLMHRVFSHDDFEAIEVQLRSAHSSFKELGALVPWMADGVPDAILQQVWADQPKILWFLYRRIWGPRYARRVAPLFR, encoded by the coding sequence ATGACCGCCGTCACCACCGACAACCGTCCGCAGATCCGCCTGGCCGGCCAGTCAGCCGCCGCACCCGGTCCGCTGAACATGGACACGATGTACCTGATGCACCACGCGCTGCGTCGTGACTTCAGCCGCCTGGTTGCGGCCACCCGAGCGGTTACGCTGACCGACTCCCGCCGGCTGACCGGCCTGCACGGTCACCTCGAGTACGTGCTGCACGCCTTGCACCAGCACCACTCGGGCGAGGACGAGTTGATCTGGCCGGAGATGCGGCGCCGGGCACCGCAGGAGCACCCGCTCCTGGACGCGATGGAGGCCGAGCACGGCGGCCTGGACAGCGCGATCGACGCCGCCCGGGCGACCTACGCCGCGCTGGTGGCCTCCCCCACCGAGGAGAACCGCGGTGCCGCGGTAGCAGCCGTAGCCACGCTCGGGAGCGCGGTGGACGCCCACATGACGCACGAGGAGACCGCGGCGATCCCGCTAATGCACCGCGTGTTCAGCCACGACGACTTCGAGGCGATCGAGGTGCAGCTCCGGAGCGCGCACAGCTCGTTCAAGGAACTCGGTGCGCTGGTGCCGTGGATGGCCGACGGTGTGCCGGACGCGATCCTCCAGCAGGTGTGGGCCGACCAGCCGAAGATCCTGTGGTTCTTGTACCGGCGGATCTGGGGCCCCCGGTACGCCCGCCGCGTCGCACCGCTCTTCCGATGA
- a CDS encoding alpha/beta hydrolase family protein: MTIRKPARRLGLIGKLTLALALAGGSIAAAPSGVQAADGPYWRGPAPTEASVTATTGPFRVTEARITGARGFGGGRIYYPTDTSQGTFGAVAISPGFTAYWSSLDWLGPRLASQGFVVIGIETNTTLDQPAQRGDQLLAALDWAVSSSPAASRIDRNRLAVAGHSMGGGGTLEATLDRPSLKAAIPLAPWNLTKSWTRQRVPTVIIGGSSDTIAPVSSHSEPFYTSLGSPEKAYLELRGGSHFFPQTPDDNVAKVMISWLKRFVDEDTRYSQFLCPGPGGLGISEYRNTCPI; this comes from the coding sequence CTGACGATTCGAAAACCCGCCCGCCGATTAGGACTGATCGGCAAGCTCACGCTCGCGCTGGCTCTCGCAGGCGGCAGCATCGCGGCTGCCCCGAGCGGCGTTCAGGCTGCGGACGGGCCGTACTGGAGGGGCCCCGCGCCCACCGAGGCCAGCGTCACCGCGACCACCGGACCCTTCCGCGTCACCGAAGCGCGCATCACCGGCGCCCGCGGTTTCGGCGGTGGCCGGATCTACTACCCGACCGACACCAGCCAGGGCACGTTCGGCGCGGTCGCGATCTCACCCGGCTTCACCGCCTACTGGTCCAGCCTCGACTGGCTCGGCCCGCGCCTGGCGTCCCAGGGCTTCGTGGTGATCGGCATCGAGACCAACACGACGCTCGACCAGCCGGCGCAGCGCGGTGACCAGCTGCTGGCCGCGCTCGACTGGGCGGTCTCGAGCAGCCCGGCCGCGAGCCGCATCGACCGCAACCGGCTGGCGGTCGCCGGCCACTCGATGGGCGGCGGTGGCACGCTCGAAGCGACGCTGGACCGGCCGTCGCTGAAGGCCGCGATCCCGCTCGCACCGTGGAACCTCACGAAGAGCTGGACACGGCAGCGCGTCCCGACCGTGATCATCGGTGGCTCGTCCGACACGATCGCTCCGGTCTCGTCGCACTCGGAGCCGTTCTACACGTCGCTCGGATCGCCGGAGAAGGCGTACCTGGAGCTGCGCGGCGGCAGCCACTTCTTCCCGCAGACGCCGGACGACAACGTGGCGAAGGTGATGATCAGCTGGCTGAAGCGGTTCGTCGACGAGGACACCCGCTACTCCCAGTTCCTCTGCCCCGGCCCCGGTGGTCTCGGGATCTCCGAGTACCGGAACACCTGCCCGATCTGA
- a CDS encoding methyl-accepting chemotaxis protein, with protein MKHRLLALGVGGVVSTAIVLVIVGAWQTNQFSDDARANVSTLSTADLDHVAQGVDRLTSTAGDAIQAEVNRGMTVALAELSQRGGVRLADTTATWSAVNQTTQATRTVTLPRLLVGGTWLGQNRNTNVRTPMVDDLYGMVGGTVTVFQRMNTAGDLLRVATNVRTKAGARAIGTFIPATAADGTANAVAAAIKSGKPYRGVAKVVDTWQVSAYNPLKNASGQVIGAIYVGTPQSEATASLRDAIAATKVGENGGVTVYSTLTADKGRVIAATDPDRIDAEALDDEDANGTAYVQDIIEKATALDTNETTKASYTLPGIGDDTPATTQVAISYYAAYGWAITVASYTPDNAGAINDINSGRRAMLWAFVLAAVVLAVVGGIIAWIWARRISARMETLTDAIVGLSRRDLTVDVPVGGNDEIGRMGGALRTAITELRQLLGGISEASREVTGAAGRVSAAGTALAGSSSRASDQTGEATAAASAVSDNVQLVSEGSEQMGAAIAEITTNAQEAAAVARESVVLSQQAGNVIAKLGESGTRIAEVVKAINGIAEQTNLLALNATIEAARAGESGKGFAVVASEVKDLAQETARATEDVTARVEEIADDTRHAVAAIEGISTSIGRVNDFQTAIAAAVEEQTAATGEMSRNVSVAADRSNEIARNLGEVLITVDTTRDAVRDSQQAAEELNGTARHLTDLVARFTL; from the coding sequence ATGAAGCACCGCCTCCTGGCGCTGGGGGTGGGCGGGGTCGTCAGCACGGCGATCGTCCTGGTGATCGTCGGTGCCTGGCAGACGAACCAGTTCAGCGACGACGCCCGCGCCAACGTCTCGACGCTGAGTACGGCCGACCTCGACCACGTCGCCCAGGGCGTCGACCGCCTGACCAGCACCGCAGGTGACGCGATCCAGGCCGAGGTCAACCGCGGCATGACGGTCGCGCTCGCCGAGCTGTCCCAGCGCGGCGGCGTCCGGCTCGCAGACACCACCGCGACCTGGTCGGCGGTCAACCAGACCACCCAGGCCACCCGCACGGTCACGCTGCCGCGCCTGCTCGTCGGCGGGACCTGGCTCGGCCAGAACCGCAACACGAACGTCCGGACGCCGATGGTGGACGACCTCTACGGCATGGTCGGCGGCACCGTGACCGTGTTCCAGCGCATGAACACCGCCGGTGACCTGCTCCGCGTCGCCACGAACGTCCGTACGAAGGCAGGCGCCCGCGCGATCGGCACGTTCATCCCGGCGACCGCGGCCGACGGCACCGCGAACGCCGTCGCCGCCGCGATCAAGAGCGGTAAGCCCTACCGCGGCGTCGCGAAGGTCGTCGACACCTGGCAGGTCTCCGCGTACAACCCGCTGAAGAACGCGTCCGGGCAGGTCATCGGTGCGATCTACGTCGGGACGCCGCAGTCGGAGGCGACCGCGTCGCTCCGGGACGCGATCGCCGCGACCAAGGTCGGCGAGAACGGCGGCGTCACCGTCTACAGCACGCTCACCGCCGACAAGGGACGCGTCATCGCGGCCACCGACCCCGACCGGATCGACGCCGAGGCGCTCGACGACGAGGACGCCAACGGCACCGCCTACGTCCAGGACATCATCGAGAAGGCGACCGCCCTGGATACCAACGAGACCACCAAGGCGAGCTACACGCTGCCCGGCATCGGGGACGACACACCGGCCACGACCCAGGTCGCGATCTCGTACTACGCGGCCTACGGCTGGGCGATCACGGTCGCCTCCTACACACCCGACAACGCCGGAGCGATCAACGACATCAACTCCGGGCGGCGCGCGATGCTCTGGGCGTTCGTGCTCGCCGCCGTGGTCCTGGCGGTGGTCGGGGGCATCATCGCCTGGATCTGGGCCCGCCGGATCTCCGCGCGGATGGAAACCCTGACCGACGCGATCGTCGGCCTGTCCCGGCGTGACCTGACCGTCGACGTGCCGGTGGGCGGAAACGACGAGATCGGGCGGATGGGCGGCGCGCTGCGCACCGCGATCACCGAGCTCCGCCAGCTGCTCGGCGGGATCAGCGAAGCGTCCAGGGAGGTCACCGGCGCCGCCGGCCGGGTGTCGGCGGCGGGCACCGCGCTGGCCGGCTCCTCGTCCAGGGCGTCCGACCAGACCGGCGAGGCGACCGCCGCCGCGTCCGCGGTCAGCGACAACGTCCAACTGGTCTCGGAAGGCTCCGAGCAGATGGGCGCTGCGATCGCTGAGATCACCACGAACGCGCAGGAAGCCGCCGCGGTCGCGCGGGAGAGCGTCGTCCTCTCCCAGCAGGCTGGGAACGTGATCGCGAAGCTGGGTGAGTCCGGCACCCGGATCGCCGAGGTGGTCAAGGCGATCAACGGGATCGCCGAGCAGACGAACCTGCTCGCGCTGAACGCGACGATCGAGGCCGCGCGGGCCGGGGAGTCCGGTAAGGGCTTCGCGGTGGTCGCGAGCGAGGTGAAGGACCTCGCTCAGGAGACCGCGCGGGCCACCGAGGACGTCACCGCCCGGGTCGAGGAGATCGCCGACGACACCCGGCACGCGGTCGCCGCGATCGAGGGCATCTCGACGTCGATCGGGCGCGTCAACGACTTCCAGACCGCGATCGCCGCAGCGGTCGAGGAGCAGACCGCGGCCACCGGCGAGATGAGCCGGAACGTCAGCGTGGCCGCCGACCGCAGCAACGAGATCGCCCGCAACCTCGGCGAGGTCCTGATCACCGTCGACACGACCAGGGACGCGGTGCGGGACTCGCAGCAGGCGGCCGAGGAACTCAACGGCACCGCCCGGCATCTCACCGATCTGGTCGCCCGTTTCACGCTCTGA
- a CDS encoding MFS transporter, whose amino-acid sequence MRKWMPLIAISLGTFMLLIDVTIVNVALPDIAADLHTGLGDLQWVIDIYALALAALLLGVGSAADRFGRKRVYLIGMTLFAIASLGCALADSSTTLIVARGIQGIGGAAMFATTIALINTAYTGKDRGIAFGIWGAINGAATAAGPILGGLLTEHYGWPSIFLVNVPIGVLTVVLAMRVLAESNDPAARIDPAGVVTFTLAASAATYGLIRAGEDGWTAPAALIAFGFGFAALAVFIVVERARAYPMLDLSLFKRPAFTGLMVAAVAINLSAFSVMAFTSLWLQSVLGLSPIAAGAVFVPLSLASLVCSVLAGRLLHDRVAPGLIIGGGLVLISAGSALQALVGSGSSWTVLVPGLIVMGIGVGTVMPTLSSAALAAAPRERSGMAGGAVTTFRQLGLVLGIAVLGGVFAGRVENTVRDEVPDAHRVAELLTGGQARVVTGTAPAEQRSAIDDLVHTAFASGLRWSFLLCAAVALIGAVLTLVLTQRRSAPAAEQAVPAPVG is encoded by the coding sequence ATGCGTAAGTGGATGCCGCTGATCGCGATCAGCCTGGGCACCTTCATGCTGCTGATCGACGTCACGATCGTGAACGTCGCGCTGCCCGACATCGCCGCGGACCTGCACACCGGCCTCGGGGACCTGCAGTGGGTGATCGACATCTACGCGCTCGCGCTGGCTGCGCTGTTGCTCGGCGTGGGGTCGGCCGCCGACCGGTTCGGCCGCAAGAGGGTCTACCTGATCGGCATGACGCTGTTCGCGATCGCCTCGCTCGGCTGCGCGCTGGCGGACAGCTCCACCACGCTGATCGTCGCCCGTGGCATCCAGGGCATCGGCGGAGCAGCGATGTTCGCGACGACGATCGCGCTGATCAACACGGCCTACACCGGCAAGGACCGGGGCATCGCGTTCGGGATCTGGGGTGCGATCAACGGCGCGGCAACGGCGGCAGGCCCGATCCTCGGCGGGCTGCTCACCGAGCACTACGGTTGGCCCTCGATCTTCCTGGTCAACGTCCCGATCGGCGTACTCACGGTCGTGCTGGCGATGCGGGTGCTCGCCGAGTCGAACGACCCGGCGGCGCGGATCGACCCGGCCGGCGTGGTCACGTTCACGCTCGCCGCCAGCGCGGCGACGTACGGGCTCATCCGCGCGGGCGAGGACGGCTGGACCGCGCCGGCCGCGCTGATCGCGTTCGGGTTCGGGTTCGCCGCACTGGCCGTGTTCATCGTGGTGGAGCGGGCCCGCGCCTACCCGATGCTGGACCTGTCGCTGTTCAAGCGGCCCGCGTTCACCGGTTTGATGGTCGCGGCGGTCGCGATCAACCTGTCCGCGTTCAGCGTCATGGCGTTCACGTCGCTGTGGCTGCAGTCGGTGCTCGGGCTGAGCCCGATCGCGGCCGGCGCGGTGTTCGTGCCGCTCAGCCTGGCGTCGCTGGTCTGCTCGGTGCTGGCCGGGCGGTTGCTGCACGACCGGGTCGCGCCGGGCCTGATCATCGGCGGCGGGTTGGTGCTGATCAGCGCGGGTAGCGCGCTGCAGGCGCTGGTCGGCAGCGGCTCGTCGTGGACCGTGCTGGTGCCCGGCCTGATCGTGATGGGCATCGGCGTCGGCACCGTGATGCCGACGCTGTCGTCCGCAGCGCTCGCCGCCGCACCCCGGGAGCGCAGCGGCATGGCCGGTGGCGCGGTGACCACGTTCCGCCAGCTCGGCCTCGTTCTCGGGATCGCGGTGCTCGGCGGTGTGTTCGCCGGCCGGGTCGAGAACACCGTGCGGGACGAGGTTCCGGACGCTCACCGGGTGGCGGAGCTGCTCACCGGCGGGCAGGCGCGGGTCGTGACCGGCACCGCGCCGGCCGAGCAGCGGAGCGCGATCGACGACCTCGTGCACACCGCGTTCGCGTCCGGGCTGCGTTGGTCGTTCCTGCTGTGCGCGGCGGTCGCGCTGATCGGCGCGGTGCTGACGCTGGTCCTCACCCAGCGGCGATCCGCCCCCGCGGCCGAGCAGGCGGTCCCGGCCCCGGTCGGCTGA
- a CDS encoding Lrp/AsnC family transcriptional regulator: MLDELDRQIVHALEVDGRAAFSRVAQVLGVSDQTVARRYRRLRAEESVRVVGNLDTWRIGAVSWYLRLQCTPDAAQSIAGALARRPDTAWVRMTSGGTEISCVTRARSQADTDALLLEKLHRTPRIVGISAHALIHMYYGGNESFLRKVQVLSDDQVAALKPPWAGEPAGEVPELGPGDRALLSALARDGRTGLPELAVATGWSETRVRRRLTELRRSGVLFFEVDVPGPALGLAMSAMMWLSVAPHALVQAAETLAGHPEVPFVAATTGSTNIVASLVCRDVGALYEYLTNRVAAIPAINHIETNPIVRTLKREGALLA; encoded by the coding sequence ATGCTCGACGAACTCGACCGACAGATTGTGCACGCGCTGGAGGTGGACGGCCGGGCCGCGTTCAGCCGCGTCGCGCAGGTGCTCGGCGTCTCCGACCAGACGGTGGCGCGACGCTACCGGCGGCTCCGGGCGGAGGAGAGCGTCCGCGTGGTCGGCAACCTCGACACCTGGCGGATCGGCGCGGTGTCCTGGTACTTGCGGCTGCAGTGCACCCCGGACGCCGCCCAGTCGATCGCCGGAGCGCTGGCGCGGCGCCCGGACACCGCGTGGGTGCGCATGACGTCCGGCGGCACCGAGATCAGCTGCGTCACCCGGGCGCGCTCTCAGGCCGACACCGACGCACTGCTGCTGGAGAAGCTGCACCGGACGCCGCGGATCGTCGGGATCAGCGCGCACGCGCTGATCCACATGTACTACGGCGGGAACGAGTCGTTCCTCCGCAAGGTCCAGGTGCTCAGCGACGATCAGGTGGCCGCGCTCAAACCGCCGTGGGCAGGCGAACCCGCCGGCGAGGTGCCCGAGCTCGGCCCCGGCGACCGGGCCCTGCTCTCAGCGCTGGCCCGGGACGGGCGCACCGGGCTCCCGGAGCTCGCCGTGGCCACCGGCTGGTCCGAGACCAGGGTCCGCCGTCGGCTGACCGAGCTGCGCCGGAGCGGCGTCCTGTTCTTCGAGGTGGACGTTCCGGGCCCGGCGCTCGGGCTGGCGATGTCGGCGATGATGTGGCTGTCGGTGGCGCCGCACGCGCTGGTGCAGGCCGCGGAGACGCTGGCCGGGCATCCCGAGGTGCCGTTCGTCGCGGCCACCACCGGGTCGACGAACATCGTCGCGAGCCTGGTGTGCCGGGACGTCGGTGCGCTGTACGAGTACCTCACGAACCGGGTGGCCGCGATCCCGGCGATCAACCACATCGAGACGAACCCGATCGTCCGGACGTTGAAGCGCGAGGGCGCGCTGCTCGCCTAG
- a CDS encoding WD40 repeat domain-containing protein: protein MADNDFSRWKWLIGGLVGLLVVTCVGCLGAGVVRSGSEAASEYGDEGDFCADDDEGEEVSYLLFRPDGGALVSVAGNTARRRDPATGERRGDPLFTQDCPSALTFSPDGRLLASHGEDSAVHFWDSTTGKPVGPPIPDVPALDLAFSPDGKTITDGEGDGIVRQWDVRTREQLGAPLAAHDDLIFDLAYSPDGRLLATAAFDDTVRLWDARTRKPHGAPLTGHQDGVLAVAFSPDGATIYTGDNAGVVRIWNAATGALRTAPIKIDADNAASLRVSPDGRYFATAGTRGADLWSAEDGTPVRGALDEQAEGVTVVAFSPDGTTLATGGHHGDVKVWKLPA, encoded by the coding sequence GTGGCCGATAACGATTTTTCCCGGTGGAAGTGGCTGATCGGTGGTCTCGTGGGGTTGCTCGTCGTGACCTGCGTCGGATGCCTCGGAGCCGGCGTCGTCCGGAGCGGTTCCGAAGCGGCGTCGGAGTACGGCGACGAGGGGGACTTCTGCGCCGACGACGACGAGGGGGAGGAGGTCAGCTATCTGCTGTTCCGCCCGGACGGTGGTGCGCTGGTCAGCGTCGCGGGGAACACCGCACGACGCCGGGACCCCGCGACCGGCGAGCGTCGCGGCGATCCACTGTTCACCCAGGATTGCCCGTCCGCGCTGACCTTCAGCCCGGACGGCCGCCTGCTCGCCTCCCATGGCGAGGACAGCGCCGTGCATTTCTGGGATTCCACCACCGGGAAGCCCGTGGGCCCGCCGATCCCGGACGTGCCGGCGCTGGACCTCGCGTTCAGCCCCGACGGGAAGACCATCACCGACGGGGAAGGCGACGGCATCGTGCGCCAGTGGGACGTCCGGACCCGGGAGCAGCTCGGCGCGCCCCTGGCGGCACACGACGACCTGATTTTCGACCTGGCCTACAGCCCGGACGGCCGGCTGCTCGCCACCGCGGCGTTCGACGACACCGTCCGGCTCTGGGACGCCCGGACCAGAAAGCCGCACGGTGCCCCGCTGACCGGCCATCAGGACGGGGTGCTGGCCGTGGCCTTCAGCCCGGACGGAGCGACGATCTACACCGGCGACAACGCCGGGGTCGTCCGGATCTGGAACGCGGCCACCGGAGCCTTGCGCACCGCTCCGATCAAGATCGACGCGGACAACGCTGCCAGCCTCCGGGTCAGCCCGGACGGCCGATACTTCGCCACCGCCGGCACCCGGGGCGCGGACCTGTGGAGCGCCGAGGACGGCACACCGGTCCGCGGGGCGCTCGACGAGCAGGCCGAGGGCGTCACGGTCGTGGCGTTCAGCCCGGACGGAACCACGCTCGCGACCGGCGGGCACCACGGCGACGTGAAGGTGTGGAAACTGCCAGCCTAG
- a CDS encoding acyl-CoA dehydrogenase family protein yields MVDFALSDEQRGVRDWVRTFVERELMPLEPEVLRRERAGEPGMTRAEIRALQLKARESGFWGILTPEEYGGMSLGAITASMIEAELGRTFVPFRFGGSADNILFHATEEQKQRYLLPTIEGERISCFAITEPGAGSDAKAIRTSARRDGDEWVINGEKTFITQGNEADFVMVFAVTDRTKGANGGVTCFLVDRDMGWKSEPIQTMGQWGPAALVFDDVRVPAENVLGEVGFGFALALQWIGQGRYLLPSRAIGSCERLIEMAVEQANTRSTFGAPLSERQAIQWMIADSVVELQALRLLVLHAAWQVEAGRDSRQAQSIAKLYGGVKANEIVDRVLQIHGGMGYTRELPIERWYRELRLLRIYEGTDEIQRRTIARNVLKGHVPVAADF; encoded by the coding sequence GTGGTCGACTTCGCCTTATCCGATGAGCAGCGTGGCGTCCGGGACTGGGTTCGGACGTTCGTCGAACGCGAGCTGATGCCGCTCGAGCCGGAGGTGCTCCGCCGGGAGCGGGCCGGCGAACCGGGCATGACCCGCGCCGAGATCCGCGCGCTCCAGCTCAAGGCCCGCGAGTCGGGTTTCTGGGGAATCCTCACGCCGGAGGAGTACGGCGGCATGAGCCTCGGCGCGATCACCGCGTCGATGATCGAGGCCGAGCTGGGCCGGACGTTCGTGCCGTTCCGCTTCGGTGGCAGCGCCGACAACATCCTGTTCCACGCGACCGAGGAGCAGAAGCAGCGTTACCTGCTGCCGACGATCGAGGGCGAGCGGATCTCCTGCTTCGCGATCACCGAGCCGGGCGCCGGTTCGGACGCCAAGGCGATCCGGACCTCGGCGCGGCGGGACGGCGACGAGTGGGTGATCAACGGCGAGAAGACGTTCATCACCCAGGGCAACGAAGCCGACTTCGTCATGGTGTTCGCGGTCACCGACCGTACTAAGGGCGCCAACGGCGGGGTGACCTGCTTCCTCGTCGACCGGGACATGGGCTGGAAGTCGGAGCCGATCCAGACGATGGGCCAGTGGGGTCCGGCGGCGCTGGTGTTCGACGACGTCCGGGTGCCCGCCGAGAACGTGCTCGGCGAGGTCGGGTTCGGGTTCGCGCTGGCCCTGCAGTGGATCGGACAGGGCCGGTACCTGCTGCCGTCCCGGGCGATCGGCTCGTGCGAGCGGCTGATCGAGATGGCCGTGGAGCAGGCGAACACCCGCTCGACGTTCGGCGCGCCCCTGTCCGAGCGGCAGGCGATCCAGTGGATGATCGCCGACTCGGTCGTCGAGCTGCAGGCGCTGCGGCTGCTCGTGCTGCACGCGGCCTGGCAGGTCGAGGCGGGGCGGGACTCGCGGCAGGCCCAGTCGATCGCGAAGCTCTACGGCGGCGTGAAGGCGAACGAGATCGTCGACCGGGTACTGCAGATCCACGGCGGCATGGGGTACACGCGGGAGCTGCCGATCGAGCGGTGGTACCGGGAGCTGCGGCTGCTGCGCATCTACGAGGGCACCGACGAGATCCAGCGCCGCACGATCGCCCGCAACGTCCTGAAGGGACACGTCCCGGTCGCCGCGGACTTCTAG